AAAACGTCAACCTGAGATTAATATTATTGGGAAAAATATAAAAGATTGCAGTGTCCAGCACAAATCATTGCCAGGACTCAACAAATCAGGGCAGTGATTCAAAGTTGCAAGCATTGATCAAACGGCACCATTTCCCCCCCAGAACCTCACATAACTAAGATGCATAATATGACTCCCAAACTGAAGTAACTAAACATTTGTTAAGAAGCGCACAACCCAAAAATAGGAACCTGAGACCTATCTTTCAACATTCAAGATTTTCCAATAATATGTGAACCAAGCAGAACTCTTATCTATCTTCAGTCCTCTGCTTTGTTGTGAATAACCCCTGAACAAACATGAGAAAGATGACCAGATGTATGTTTGTCGTAGAAACACAAGTATAATTTCAGTAAGAAAGATGACAATTACATCATTATGCAGTTAAACATACAACGTTGAAGGATATCTGAATATACTACTGGAACTCTAATGTACAGTTCGAATGTATAAAGCATTTGGTTTACCAAACACACATGCTTCAAAATCGGCAGTCTGATGACTGCATCATATACATCAGAGCATCAAGCTTAAGGCCTACATGCAACATCAGATAGCAATTGATACAATGCAATCAATTATCGAACAAActcatcatcagaatcatcatAATCGCTGTACTCTTCCTCCTCACTCTCTACCTCCTCTGCTAATGCATTCATGTCAGAAGATTCCTCAGCCTCCATTTCCTCAACTCCGATTGTATCATACTTCATGCGCTCATCAAATCTGGCATCCGAACAGTTAAGAAGCCACGCAAGAGAGCATGTGAACCCCTTCCTGGACACCATCTCATGCCGAGGCCTCACAGTCGACTCAAGGCCATAAGTGAAGAATGCAGGGAACTCAACCAGCTCCTCCAAATCCCTCTCCATCTCATTCTTGAAGTGCTCAAAGTTCATCCTCATAATATCCATGTTCAGTGCGGGCAATTGGGGGCATGCCACAACCATCTTGCTAACTTGCGAGAGCATAAAACCACAGGCTGTAAGAAAATTGACATGCTTCAGAACCGCAGTTCGTCCAAGGTTAATGGCCTGTGGCATCCTCTCGATCACTCTCCCAAAATCATCACGGCTGACCAAAATGATTGACTCAAACAAGCTCTGCTGTGCAACAAGCTTGTCCCTCAGCTCAAGTCCAAGAATGTCAGGATACTGCATCACAATGGAGGCTAGTGCCTCCTTCCTCACTCCAAACTCCATCAGTACCTCAATGTTAGACTTCACCTTATCCTCTAATCCAAACCCAAGGACATAAGGCTTCTTCTCAATTATCCTTGCAACAGATAACTTCTGGATCCCGGTGCCCTCAAGGTATTCGACGAAGGGTTTTATAATCTTCCCCACGCGCATGCCAAGCACCTCGGGGAAACGGGTGATGACGCTGCCGATTTGGCGCCTACCCACGCCAATGCCGACGAGGTAGGCGATAGAAGTGCTCATGGTTCCCTCGAGCTTGAACCCGAGGAGCTCCGGGTAGCGCTCGAGCACGCGCGGGATGTCAACGGACCGGACGTCCATCCCCTGGAGGTACTTGACGACGGGGGCGAGGCCTACGACGACACTGGCGTGCAGTACCTGAGGGTAGCGGCGGAGCAGGTCCGGGAGCGCATCGCGGCGGACGCCGAGCTTGCCGAGGTAGTCGAGGACGGGGACCATGTTCTTGCGCACGCTGCAGCCCAGCGCGAGCGGGTAGGCGGCGAGGTCCTCGCGGGTGAGGCCGAGGGAGGCGAGGAACTCGGCGCGCTCCCGCATGACGTCGACGGTGACCGGGAGCTCGAGGCCCGCGAGCTCACCCGGGTCCACGCCGAGGGAGGCGAGGAAGGCGTCGAcgtcggcgcggcgggcggcgcgctcgcgctccatCTCGAGGAGGCTGGGCCGGGCGTAGAGGGAGCGTGGGGatgggcggcgcgacggcgcggggcggggggagccgcggccggcgcggggcggggcggacgcGGACGCGGAGGAGGCGCAAAGGCGGATGAGCCTGCGGAGGCGCGGGccggggaggagcggcggcgtggggtGGGCGGAGAAGAGGAGGGACTTCATCATTGGGACTTGGGAGTGGCAAGAGGGGAGCGAGGGGAAGAGGTTTGGGGGTGAGATGGGATGGAGCCCGAGCAAGGTTACCCGAactggtgggaaccggtccggtttgaccggttaccggtcaaaccggactggCCCGGTTTCGGTTCTGACCGGTATGAAACCggccaaaatttaaaattcaaatttgaaataaaaatatgaaaaattctcaaaaaattcttaaaaatacttcaaggtgtgacgaatttaatggtgtcaaactttctcaaaaattcgGTCAATAAGTATAGTTTGGGACATTTTTAGTTAAAtcgaaataaaataaataaaacgaacggcccattaaggcccatagCAAATGGGGACCTTAATAGCGCCTACAACTGAGCTGGGGGGTCATGGGCGCCCCAGAGTCTTCCCCACCCACCCCGAGCCCTGTCCGCCGCCCCCCCTTGGCGACCGGCGTCGGAAGCCGGAAATCCGCCTCCACcgagcggccggccggccggtaggACCGGTAAGCCGGTCCTGTTGCGTATCCGTTCGTCCGCGTGGCCGCAACCGGCACGGAGGAGCAGTAAGCCGCTATATTACATCGGTTAGCCGGTCGTTGTGGCCGGTCTTCCGGTCCGGTTGCGTATCCGGAGCTCCGCGCCGCGAAACCGGCTCTAAGGAGCGGTAAGCCGGCCTGATAGAGTGGCTAGCCGGACATAGGCTCCGGTAAGCCGGTCTGATTGAAGGCAAAggtattaattttttttttgccctaggatttaggtgtatgacttaggtatATTTAGAATGTAGGTAAGATTTAGGTAGATTTAGGATTTAGAATGTTTTTGGATTTAGGATTTTTTGCACCATGTAGTAGAATTTTTGTAGATTTGATTTaggtgtattagatgatttttgacactatgacttaggagttagaatattagatgatatgtttttgttgtccatGTATGCAGATAAACAATGGCAGGtagagatgttgtatgggaacacggtgaaaatctgtatcccggatggcgatgcaaTTATTGTtgtacgcagaaaggaggaggtggtgcgactagattgaaacaacatttggctgggcgcggggcggaggtggtccattgcaggaatgtgccacctgatgtgcgggaattctttcagcgtgagttggatagggcaaagaaggcaactgctgaccgggcccgagagaggttgagacgggagaaggctgcagcggagggaaactatcccggtgatgaagaagatgaggaggcccaggtgcagcgtgccatggatctatcgagagcggaagcagagtttcgacggggggtggaacagagaggaggtgcatatgagcgtggagggggtagtggttcgacgagggggaatgttatgtagaggatgtttcgaaggtccacttcgcagagggagagtcctgtggtggaggactataacttggcagctggtgggagaagaggaatgacgcaaccaaagattgatacaggctcctggacgcagaagggtaagaacgcaaaggaagctattggtaaagcttgaTGATTGGGCACGTACAAATataggtgacactcacctagggaagagaaaGTTGCAGAAGGGTACTAAGCAGGGTGACCCGAAGCgtcgaaaaggcaaaggaacagcaaaaaccagtgagcagcgacaccgagactgatgatggcgaaggtaagcgtagtcctccgtatcaggagtccgaggatagcagctcggccgatgatggtgatgatggtgacggtgctgagcctgatgctggtggtggtggtagtggtgctgatgctgctgctggtggtagtggtCGTGCTCGTGGTGTTCATTTCACAGGTATATATTGCACATATAAATAcacacatatttctgactattgactactaattatgaaatatggttgattgcaggggaaactcagttcacacatgctactcaggacaccgaccatggagcaccgcaatcgcagaggagaacaggtggaccgacggactatgacagtccacagaactcttcttcctcctacagcggTTCGAGGCAATCTTTTCACTATCTcattcctgacatcagcatgcagccaccgacgagatgggtgtacgaatgggaagacccccatttttacactatgttagttcaggaatggcagacaacatcggcgtggacgggccaaacttggcaacactacaaggctgagctgcttagagtgcgaggtatcgctttgatgtccaccgccgaataccaaaccgcatcacaaatgggggtcttcccattcctacgttgaactttcatttcatgtgtataGGTGTATTActccgtatttgtatgcacgcttattactattgtatttgtatgtatGATTATAACTCATTGCTTTGGTAGggtcatttacattaaaatATGCATAGCTCATGTcgaaatttccttttatttcacaccggggaTCCATTTTGCAAGCATCGGAAAATACTCTAAactaccggtataccggccaaaccggccggtataccggtataaCCGGTCGGTTTGCCGTTTTAAACCGGACCGCCTAAaccaccggtataccggccaaaccggccggtataccggactATTCTACCGGCATACCGGTACGTACCGGTATAACTGCagaattcgaattcaaattccattttgtccggttccgaccggtatccGGCCTAActggaccggtaaaccggtaccggagcccggcggttaggccggtccggtcgggaaTGGAAACCCTGAGCCCGAGACGGGTTGAAGAACGAAGATGACGCTCCggtgaattttttttccattGAAAACCCTGTATTTTTAAAAGTACAATTTCCAAATTGTATGACAAAAATTTatgattttcaaattttcagTTGAATTGCACCCGAGTGTCGTTTATAGGTAGCAAATATTGTAAAATACAGGCACGTTTGGTTGCTATCATGACTTTGTTTTTCTTCACCGCTAAGAAAAATAGCCACCGCAGAAAAATTTGCCATTTTTATGGCCTATATATAATCGGGTTTGGgcattaattgcataatttGGTAGATGTGGAGAGTACATGAGAAAAGTGATCGTCCTTAGATGACCACTTGAAATATCTTCCATTCAGTAGAGAAAGACGGTAATTAAGGTGTACATGTTTCGACTAGAGATCTTGAAGAGTAGACTGTGTACATCTAGATCGCTAAAAGTGGAATTGAAAACTTGATAGTTGGTTAGCAACATAGATTTTATAGTGCATCCTTCTCTCAAAAATACTAACATGTGGATGATACGTACAAAGAGCATCCATAACTCCTCTTGTTTTGAATTTGGTCCCAATTCAAAGTCCAAAATAGGTTTCTTGTAACTATTTTCCATCTCTTCTTTCTTAGGCATATGGGTTACTAAGCGGTGGACCACAGGATAAGCGTAAGGGAGAGAAGTGTTACATGATGGGTAAATATGTGGAGGTTCAATATGGACGGACACATTCTAGAATCAGAGAAGAAAAGTTGCGGTCTAAGAAAGTAGAAAGCGTGTGATAATGGAAGAAAGGTGACAACATCTTTTCACAAAAATGGATGGGGATTGTGAATATTACAATTGTAACGAACATTTGTTTTTTTAGAGTAAATTTCCTCTATGtcattaaaaaatataactcaTCCCTTGTGTGCCCCTGAATGAcatagagagaaaaaaattttgTGTCTATGACATAGTATGAGACTAATGACATATAAGGAATGAGTATAATTTCTAATGGCATAAAGGGCATTGCCCCTTTTTTTTAAGGTCCCAGGCTGATTTGTTGGGCCGGACCTTAGGGGTGTGTTTGGTTCGAGGGACGGGGGTGGATGGAGCCGCTCCATACAATTTCTATACCGTTTGGTTCATGAACATCCAGAGCGGAGCCATTCCTAGATAGAAATATTCCTCAAAGATCCTGCACCGCCCCGTTCGCTCAATTCGGTCGAACGCAGCCCCTCCGGCGCGTCTCGCTCCTTCCACGCTCGCTTTATCAGTTCAGTCACCACCTCCTACCCTCGCTCTCACCACTCCACCTCCTGGTTTCCATCTGCGCGccaacagcgccgccgccgccgccgggcggcaCCGCCAGATCCAGCCGCGGCGGACCTCCCTCCACTTCCCCTGCCCCTCGAAGCACTGCCATCCGTGCCCCTCCATCCCGTTCCCCGACACCGACCCCGACTCGCCCCCTCCCTGGAACACGCAGGAAGCAGGCTCGCCGCCGGACCCTGCTGCGCTGGCTCCTCCTTGCACTTCCCTTGCCTCCGCGAGCAGTGCCGGCCCCGACTCGCCCCCTCCACTCTGAAACTCGGAAGCAGGTTCCTGCTCGCCACCGGCTGCACCCCCGCCCGATCTCCTCCTGCAGCTACAAGACACCACCGTCTGCTGATTCAGGAGAGCAAATTGGATCCTAGTGGCCTCCTCTTCCATCGTCCCTTTCTAACCACAATTGTTAATGGCCATATTCTATTTTTTTCCGGCAGATTGACGCCCTATATTGCTAGATTCACCAGCAGAGAAGGACAATAGAAGTAGCAGCACACCATCTTCTCCATCGTCCAAGGAACTGCAACACTTGAGGTAATCTAATCTGAATATGTGTATATGCATCTATGATTGGGTATTCTTGACATGCTACAGATGCAAGATTTGGTGTACTACTATGTTGATTGCTTACAAATTTATTACGTAATTTTTTTGCTTTGTTATTTAGATGGACAAAAGGAAGAAGCTTTTAACTTATATGTCTGCAGCACATATGTTGCTTTCAATTATGGCTATGGTTATTCatcattcaaaaaaaagaaaaagagaggcaCCTCGAGAAAGAATTAGATATGGACCGATAGATGAAAGGGATAGAATCAGACTTGAGTATCTAGCAAATAaaatatggaaaaatgatgTAACTTGTGTGGACATGCTTAGACTTAGTAAAGCATCTTTTTTCCGTTTTTGTAAACTGTTTAGGGATCGTGGGCTGTTGCAAGACACTATACATATGTGTATTGAGCAGCAGGTTGCCCTGTTTTGGGACACAGTGGGACACTATACATATGTCGTgctgtttttttatttctatgTATTGCTGAATTTTCATGTATGGACACATATTATTTGCTGTTTTTATTTTGTATGGACCTATATGCTACTGTAACTTTATAATGGATCATTGTAAGTGTTGAATTTTCATGTATGAACTTATATATTATTTGCTGAAATTTTGTGTCACAATATTTTAGGCAATGGAGGCTGAGGGTGCATCAAAGGCTGTG
The nucleotide sequence above comes from Panicum virgatum strain AP13 chromosome 3K, P.virgatum_v5, whole genome shotgun sequence. Encoded proteins:
- the LOC120698764 gene encoding transcription termination factor MTERF4, chloroplastic-like; the encoded protein is MMKSLLFSAHPTPPLLPGPRLRRLIRLCASSASASAPPRAGRGSPRPAPSRRPSPRSLYARPSLLEMERERAARRADVDAFLASLGVDPGELAGLELPVTVDVMRERAEFLASLGLTREDLAAYPLALGCSVRKNMVPVLDYLGKLGVRRDALPDLLRRYPQVLHASVVVGLAPVVKYLQGMDVRSVDIPRVLERYPELLGFKLEGTMSTSIAYLVGIGVGRRQIGSVITRFPEVLGMRVGKIIKPFVEYLEGTGIQKLSVARIIEKKPYVLGFGLEDKVKSNIEVLMEFGVRKEALASIVMQYPDILGLELRDKLVAQQSLFESIILVSRDDFGRVIERMPQAINLGRTAVLKHVNFLTACGFMLSQVSKMVVACPQLPALNMDIMRMNFEHFKNEMERDLEELVEFPAFFTYGLESTVRPRHEMVSRKGFTCSLAWLLNCSDARFDERMKYDTIGVEEMEAEESSDMNALAEEVESEEEEYSDYDDSDDEFVR